A window of the Deltaproteobacteria bacterium genome harbors these coding sequences:
- the speA gene encoding biosynthetic arginine decarboxylase, translated as MVQSNVKELPVRVVPEIEPQKILPKEKEWKVEDSIQLYNIENWGSGYFSANEAGEVICLPSPQEPIKFSVMEVVREAKKRGLTFPLQIRFQDLLRHRVKAINLAFRNAIEDHHYPGAYKGVFPIKVNQLREVVEEILDAGREFHHGLEVGSKPELVAALAINDNPESLIVCNGYKDNHFIRLALTGIKVGRRIILVVEKADEIERIVQVAKELEVDPVLGIRLRLATKSSGKWATSSGENAKFGLSASEALEIWEYLQENKLDHCLKMIHFHIGSQVPDIMHIKQAVREAARYHAKFVQLGAKLEYLDVGGGLGIDYDGSGTAFHSSTNYTLEEYASTIVYNVKDVCDQEKVTCPTIVSESGRATVAHHTILVVEAFANVEKTHRSKLIDIVDLEKEHKIIHDILALKRKMPHKKKLMEVYHALQQIREEANRLFDVGLLDLVTKAKADYHYWQISQQIVNRFLQNGRVPEEIQELSKTLNDQYVCNFSIFQSLMDNWAIDQLFPIIPLHRLDEEPKKRAKLVDITCDSEGQIDAFIDIQEEAQEYLPVHPIRKGPYYLGIFLIGAYQDIMGDQHNLFGRTNEVHVFHDPEEQSGFYLEEVIPGSSVEQVLHNTQYDSNELIRNFKRLVDDAIKEDRIKPSVGMSFVDDYRKALLDYTYLSDGQF; from the coding sequence ATGGTTCAGTCTAATGTGAAAGAACTTCCCGTACGGGTTGTACCGGAAATTGAGCCCCAAAAAATTCTCCCCAAGGAAAAAGAGTGGAAGGTGGAGGATTCCATCCAGCTTTACAACATCGAAAACTGGGGTTCCGGTTATTTTTCCGCCAATGAAGCGGGGGAGGTTATCTGCCTCCCCTCGCCGCAGGAGCCGATCAAGTTTTCTGTCATGGAAGTTGTGAGGGAGGCGAAGAAGAGGGGACTGACCTTTCCGTTGCAGATCCGTTTTCAGGATCTATTGCGTCATCGCGTCAAGGCGATCAACCTCGCCTTTCGAAATGCGATTGAGGATCATCATTACCCCGGTGCTTACAAGGGTGTATTCCCGATCAAGGTGAACCAGTTACGAGAGGTTGTAGAGGAGATTCTCGATGCAGGGCGGGAATTTCACCACGGACTTGAGGTTGGCAGCAAACCAGAACTCGTTGCCGCATTGGCCATTAATGACAATCCCGAGAGTCTGATTGTTTGTAACGGTTATAAGGATAACCACTTTATCCGTCTGGCGCTGACCGGGATCAAGGTCGGTCGAAGAATCATTCTGGTTGTGGAAAAGGCAGACGAAATCGAAAGGATTGTCCAGGTTGCCAAAGAGCTCGAGGTTGATCCGGTGCTCGGTATCCGTCTGCGTCTTGCGACGAAGAGTTCCGGAAAATGGGCGACGTCGTCCGGTGAGAACGCCAAGTTCGGTCTGAGCGCCTCCGAGGCGCTCGAGATCTGGGAATATCTCCAGGAGAACAAGCTCGATCATTGTCTCAAGATGATCCATTTCCATATCGGCTCGCAGGTTCCCGACATCATGCATATCAAACAGGCGGTTCGTGAGGCGGCTCGCTACCACGCGAAATTTGTCCAGTTGGGCGCCAAGCTTGAATATCTGGATGTCGGTGGGGGACTCGGCATCGATTATGACGGGAGCGGAACCGCTTTTCACTCCTCCACCAATTATACGCTTGAGGAGTATGCCAGTACGATTGTCTACAACGTGAAAGATGTCTGCGATCAGGAGAAGGTTACTTGCCCGACAATCGTCTCCGAGAGCGGACGTGCAACGGTTGCCCATCACACCATTTTGGTTGTCGAGGCGTTTGCCAATGTCGAGAAGACCCATCGCTCCAAACTGATCGATATTGTCGATCTGGAGAAGGAACATAAAATTATCCACGACATTCTCGCGTTGAAGAGAAAAATGCCCCACAAAAAGAAACTGATGGAGGTCTATCATGCCCTCCAGCAGATTCGTGAGGAGGCGAACCGACTTTTTGATGTTGGACTCCTCGACCTCGTCACGAAGGCGAAGGCGGACTACCACTACTGGCAGATCTCCCAGCAGATTGTGAACCGCTTTCTGCAAAACGGGCGGGTTCCGGAAGAGATCCAGGAGCTCTCCAAGACGCTCAATGACCAGTATGTCTGCAATTTCTCTATCTTCCAGTCGCTCATGGACAACTGGGCGATCGACCAGCTGTTTCCGATTATCCCGTTGCATCGGCTTGATGAGGAACCGAAGAAGCGGGCAAAACTCGTCGACATTACCTGTGATTCCGAGGGACAGATCGACGCCTTCATTGATATCCAGGAGGAGGCTCAGGAGTATCTGCCGGTCCATCCGATCCGAAAAGGACCGTACTATCTTGGGATTTTTCTGATTGGGGCGTATCAGGATATTATGGGGGACCAGCATAACCTCTTTGGTCGAACGAACGAGGTGCATGTCTTTCATGACCCGGAGGAGCAGTCCGGCTTCTACCTGGAGGAGGTGATCCCCGGCTCCAGCGTAGAGCAGGTGCTCCATAACACCCAATATGATTCCAATGAACTTATAAGGAACTTCAAGCGGCTGGTCGATGATGCAATCAAAGAAGACCGGATCAAGCCGTCGGTCGGGATGTCGTTCGTGGACGATTACCGCAAGGCACTTCTCGATTATACGTACCTCTCCGACGGGCAGTTCTAG
- the carB gene encoding carbamoyl-phosphate synthase large subunit: MPKRTDLKKVMLIGSGPIVIGQACEFDYSGTQACKTLKAEGLEVVLINSNPATIMTDPEFADQTYIEPITPEIVATIIRREKPDALLPTLGGQTALNTAVALAEAGILEKEGVELIGAKLPAIKKAEDRRLFKEAMEKIGLEVPRSGLAHSMQEASAVVQETGYPAIIRPAFTLGGSGGNIARSEKEFAEFAAWGLDSSPVRQILIEESALGWKEFELEVMRDTKDNVVVICSIENFDPMGIHTGDSITVAPAQTLTDKEYQSMRDAAIRIIREIGVDTGGSNIQFAVHPKTGRLIVIEMNPRVSRSSALASKATGFPIAKIATKLAIGYTLDEILNDITRSTPACFEPTIDYVVTKIPRFTFEKFPETAAILTTQMKSVGEVMAIGRTFQESLQKAIRSLEIGSYGLEPRQGLPVKELRKQLRLPTPDRLWLLAEAFRQKISLKEIHRLTSIDPWFLYHVGQIIQQEERIRRADLTNTDLLRDAKRAGFSDRRLAALWNTTEAKVRKQRHRKKIQPVYKMVDTCGAEFVAKTPYLYSTYEEETEAEPTKKKKVIILGGGPNRIGQGIEFDYCCVHASLALQEDGFETIMVNCNPETVSTDYDTSDRLYFEPLTLEDLLHIVDREKPTGVIVQFGGQTPLKLAVPLKREGVPILGTSPESIDLAEDRKLFAAVVNKLKLRQPENGTARTVEEAVQVARKIGFPVLVRPSYVLGGRGMEIVHDEERLERFAKKAAAISPDHPILIDRFLDTALEVDVDALSDGKDVVLVGIMEHIEEAGVHSGDSAMCLPPHSLSRKILNEIQQWTVALARELKVIGLMNIQYAVQNEILYLLEVNPRASRTVPFVSKATGIPIAKLAAKIMTGRKLKDFHLSDLKELPYRSVKESVFPFTKFPGVDTLLGPEMKSTGEVMGIGKDFGTAFAKSQMAAGNQLPMIGKVFISIKDSDKPQLIEPAKKLSGLGFQLVATRGTAAYLRREGIEVQEINKVIEGEPHIVDELAKGHIALVINTVQGRQSTLDSFSIRRTALIKGIPYFTTVAAGRAAVDGIESLRREGMTVCSLQEYHRQFTSTWHSSRLADSPTG; encoded by the coding sequence ATGCCCAAACGTACCGATTTGAAGAAAGTCATGCTGATCGGCTCCGGACCGATCGTCATTGGTCAGGCCTGCGAGTTTGATTACTCGGGAACACAGGCCTGCAAGACACTCAAGGCGGAAGGGCTGGAAGTCGTCTTGATCAACTCCAATCCGGCAACGATCATGACCGATCCGGAATTTGCCGATCAGACCTATATCGAACCGATCACGCCGGAGATCGTCGCTACGATCATTCGAAGGGAAAAACCCGATGCCCTCCTGCCAACACTCGGAGGACAGACTGCGCTCAACACGGCGGTCGCCCTTGCGGAAGCGGGGATCCTCGAAAAGGAGGGTGTTGAGCTGATCGGTGCCAAACTCCCTGCCATTAAAAAGGCGGAGGACAGGCGGCTTTTTAAAGAGGCGATGGAGAAAATCGGCCTTGAGGTCCCTCGGAGTGGACTCGCCCATTCAATGCAAGAGGCCTCCGCGGTTGTCCAAGAGACCGGCTATCCGGCGATTATTCGACCCGCATTCACTCTGGGAGGTAGTGGGGGAAATATTGCGAGAAGCGAAAAAGAGTTCGCCGAATTTGCCGCGTGGGGGCTCGATTCAAGTCCTGTCAGGCAAATCCTCATCGAGGAATCGGCGCTCGGCTGGAAAGAGTTTGAGCTCGAAGTGATGCGAGACACAAAAGATAACGTTGTAGTCATCTGCTCCATAGAAAATTTTGATCCGATGGGAATCCATACCGGCGATTCGATCACCGTCGCACCGGCCCAGACGCTCACGGACAAAGAGTATCAGAGTATGCGGGATGCGGCGATTCGGATTATACGCGAGATCGGCGTTGATACGGGTGGATCCAATATCCAGTTTGCTGTCCATCCGAAGACCGGTCGACTGATCGTCATTGAGATGAATCCACGAGTTTCCCGAAGCTCGGCACTCGCCTCAAAGGCAACAGGGTTTCCAATCGCTAAAATTGCAACTAAATTGGCGATTGGTTATACGCTCGACGAAATATTAAACGACATCACACGATCAACCCCGGCCTGTTTTGAACCGACCATTGATTATGTTGTCACTAAAATTCCACGTTTTACATTCGAAAAATTTCCTGAGACGGCTGCTATTCTGACAACCCAGATGAAATCCGTCGGAGAGGTGATGGCGATCGGACGAACCTTTCAGGAGTCATTACAAAAGGCGATCCGCTCGCTGGAGATTGGAAGCTACGGATTGGAACCGAGGCAGGGGCTTCCTGTCAAAGAGTTGCGGAAACAACTGCGGCTTCCTACGCCTGATCGCCTCTGGTTACTCGCAGAGGCATTCCGCCAAAAAATTTCTTTAAAAGAAATTCACAGGCTTACTTCAATCGATCCCTGGTTTCTTTACCACGTCGGGCAGATTATTCAACAAGAGGAGAGGATTCGCAGGGCAGACCTGACAAATACCGATCTTCTGCGCGACGCCAAGCGGGCCGGTTTCTCAGATCGCCGACTTGCCGCTCTCTGGAATACAACCGAAGCAAAGGTTCGAAAACAACGCCACCGCAAGAAGATACAGCCGGTTTACAAAATGGTCGATACCTGTGGTGCCGAATTCGTTGCAAAAACCCCTTATCTCTACTCCACCTACGAAGAGGAGACAGAGGCTGAACCAACCAAGAAAAAAAAGGTGATAATTCTTGGAGGGGGACCTAACCGGATAGGGCAGGGGATTGAATTCGATTACTGCTGTGTCCACGCGAGCCTCGCACTCCAGGAGGACGGATTTGAGACGATCATGGTCAATTGCAACCCCGAAACCGTCTCAACCGACTACGACACGTCGGACCGACTCTACTTTGAGCCGCTGACGCTCGAAGATCTCCTTCATATTGTCGATCGGGAAAAGCCGACAGGGGTTATTGTCCAGTTTGGCGGACAGACCCCTCTCAAGTTGGCAGTGCCTCTGAAGAGGGAAGGGGTGCCGATCCTCGGAACTTCTCCCGAATCGATTGATCTTGCGGAAGACCGCAAGCTGTTTGCCGCCGTCGTGAATAAACTCAAACTTCGTCAACCGGAGAATGGAACGGCTCGTACGGTCGAAGAAGCGGTTCAAGTTGCAAGAAAGATCGGTTTCCCGGTTCTTGTCCGTCCTTCCTATGTCTTGGGGGGGCGCGGCATGGAGATTGTTCATGATGAAGAGAGGTTGGAACGATTCGCCAAGAAGGCGGCTGCTATTTCGCCGGATCACCCGATCCTGATCGACCGCTTTTTGGATACGGCACTGGAAGTCGATGTCGATGCGTTGAGTGACGGAAAGGATGTCGTACTTGTCGGAATCATGGAACATATTGAGGAGGCCGGCGTGCACTCCGGAGACAGTGCCATGTGTCTGCCACCGCATTCCTTGAGCAGAAAAATATTGAATGAGATTCAACAGTGGACGGTTGCGTTGGCCCGGGAGTTGAAAGTCATCGGTCTCATGAATATTCAGTACGCCGTTCAAAATGAGATCCTTTATCTTCTTGAAGTCAATCCGCGCGCCTCGCGAACGGTGCCATTTGTTTCCAAGGCGACCGGTATTCCGATCGCGAAGCTTGCCGCGAAGATCATGACGGGCCGAAAGCTGAAGGATTTCCACCTTTCCGACCTGAAGGAGCTCCCCTATCGTTCGGTCAAGGAATCGGTCTTCCCGTTCACAAAATTTCCCGGGGTCGATACCTTGCTTGGCCCCGAAATGAAATCGACGGGGGAGGTGATGGGGATCGGAAAGGATTTTGGCACCGCCTTTGCCAAATCACAGATGGCGGCCGGCAATCAGCTCCCGATGATCGGCAAGGTCTTTATCAGCATCAAGGACTCAGACAAGCCTCAACTGATAGAACCTGCCAAGAAGCTTTCGGGATTAGGCTTTCAACTGGTTGCAACACGAGGGACCGCCGCTTATTTAAGGCGCGAGGGGATTGAGGTTCAGGAAATTAACAAGGTTATTGAAGGAGAGCCTCACATCGTTGATGAACTGGCTAAAGGGCATATCGCGCTTGTGATTAACACCGTGCAGGGACGACAGTCGACGCTCGACTCGTTCTCAATCCGACGGACCGCGCTGATCAAGGGGATTCCTTATTTTACGACCGTTGCCGCAGGCCGTGCCGCAGTCGACGGTATTGAATCGCTTCGAAGAGAGGGGATGACGGTCTGTTCACTTCAGGAATACCATCGGCAATTTACCTCAACCTGGCACTCTTCGCGATTAGCCGATTCACCAACCGGGTAG
- a CDS encoding carbon-nitrogen hydrolase, whose product MRNKTSKNNEAGGQRVIVGLVQHPCSPYPEENLKKAAQGIGEAVQRGAQIVSLQELFRTEYFCQRENRAHFKLAEAIPGPTSEALSSLAKRHKIVLVGSLFEKSGEGYFNTAVLFNTDGQFIGKYRKIHIPNDLKNYYGESFYFSPGDTGTPVFESPYGRIGLQVCYDQWFPEGARALAKAGAQIIFYPTAIGYSLPSPPRGRGVGGEGEDELDAWITIQRGHAIANGVFIAATNRVGKEDHIEFWGSSFVVDPMGRVLVKGSPEKEEVVTTECDLSRINEVRKDWPFLKEC is encoded by the coding sequence ATGAGAAACAAGACCTCCAAAAACAACGAGGCAGGCGGGCAAAGGGTGATCGTTGGCCTCGTCCAACACCCCTGCTCCCCCTACCCCGAGGAAAACCTCAAAAAAGCGGCCCAGGGGATTGGGGAGGCGGTCCAAAGAGGGGCCCAGATTGTCTCTCTTCAGGAGCTGTTTCGAACCGAATATTTCTGCCAGAGGGAAAACCGGGCCCATTTCAAGCTCGCGGAGGCGATCCCTGGGCCAACCTCCGAGGCCCTCTCCTCCCTCGCAAAACGCCATAAAATCGTCCTAGTTGGTTCACTCTTTGAGAAATCAGGAGAGGGGTATTTCAACACCGCCGTTTTGTTTAATACGGACGGCCAATTTATCGGAAAGTACCGAAAGATCCACATCCCGAATGATCTTAAAAACTACTATGGGGAATCGTTCTATTTTTCACCCGGTGATACCGGCACCCCCGTTTTTGAGTCGCCTTATGGCCGAATCGGCCTCCAGGTCTGTTACGATCAGTGGTTCCCTGAGGGGGCACGGGCGTTGGCCAAGGCAGGGGCACAGATCATTTTTTATCCTACAGCTATTGGTTATTCCCTCCCCTCTCCACCACGCGGGAGGGGGGTCGGGGGTGAGGGGGAAGATGAATTGGACGCCTGGATCACGATCCAAAGGGGTCATGCGATTGCCAATGGCGTCTTTATCGCTGCAACGAATCGGGTTGGCAAGGAAGACCACATTGAATTCTGGGGGAGTTCATTTGTTGTGGATCCCATGGGAAGGGTTTTAGTAAAGGGAAGCCCCGAGAAGGAAGAGGTTGTCACTACCGAATGTGACCTCTCAAGGATTAACGAGGTCCGCAAGGATTGGCCCTTCTTAAAGGAATGTTAA
- a CDS encoding threonine ammonia-lyase, with protein MLQRKEIQAVEERLKDYHFVTPLERSSELDCRGVVLYSKLETLQRTGSFKIRGALNKILSLSGEERKRGVVAASMGNHAQGVALAAKLVGIPALIVMPNGAPLVKLENTRSYGAEVLERGESFEESLDCALSLSKERGLTFIPAFDDETIIAGQGVVGLEILRQLPSVDEVVVPVGGGGLISGVSMVLKESNPKIKITGVQASGANAAVLSFQKKSLVHLDHSTTFADGIRVNQPGKLCLEYIQKYVDRMVQVDDDEIAQAVLSLMDRSKAVVEGAAATTLAAVQKGVAGEKGKNTVLLLSGGNIDFTQIARILNRGLAQTGRIARIVVLIPDVPGQLAALLNIIKEEGANVLEVEHDRAFYSGPINCTQVKVTLETKGKRHIGSILARIEGAGYKPEAM; from the coding sequence ATGTTGCAACGAAAAGAGATTCAGGCGGTGGAGGAGAGACTTAAGGATTACCACTTTGTCACGCCGCTCGAACGATCGTCAGAACTCGACTGTCGCGGGGTCGTCCTTTATTCAAAACTGGAGACCCTGCAGAGGACCGGATCCTTCAAAATCAGGGGAGCCCTGAACAAAATTCTATCACTCTCCGGAGAGGAGAGAAAAAGGGGGGTCGTTGCCGCCTCGATGGGAAACCATGCTCAAGGAGTTGCCTTGGCAGCCAAGTTGGTTGGAATTCCGGCACTGATTGTCATGCCGAATGGAGCCCCCCTCGTTAAGCTCGAAAACACCCGTTCTTATGGAGCCGAGGTGCTTGAGAGGGGAGAGTCTTTCGAAGAGAGTCTTGACTGCGCACTCTCCCTCTCGAAGGAACGTGGGCTTACCTTCATCCCGGCCTTTGATGACGAGACGATCATTGCGGGCCAGGGCGTTGTCGGCCTGGAGATCTTAAGACAGCTCCCTTCCGTCGACGAAGTAGTTGTCCCGGTGGGTGGCGGAGGGCTCATCTCGGGTGTTTCAATGGTACTCAAGGAATCGAATCCGAAGATAAAAATTACCGGTGTTCAGGCGAGCGGAGCGAATGCGGCCGTTTTGTCGTTTCAGAAAAAAAGTCTGGTTCATCTTGACCACTCAACCACTTTTGCGGACGGGATACGGGTGAATCAGCCGGGGAAACTCTGCCTGGAATACATCCAAAAATATGTCGACCGGATGGTTCAAGTCGATGACGATGAAATCGCCCAAGCCGTGCTTTCCCTCATGGATCGTTCCAAGGCGGTTGTGGAGGGGGCTGCGGCAACTACGCTGGCTGCCGTTCAGAAAGGGGTGGCGGGGGAGAAGGGAAAGAATACGGTCCTGCTTTTAAGCGGCGGCAACATCGATTTTACCCAGATAGCTCGGATTTTAAATCGCGGACTGGCTCAAACAGGAAGGATCGCACGTATTGTCGTTCTTATCCCCGATGTACCGGGACAGTTGGCGGCCCTTCTGAATATTATCAAGGAAGAGGGGGCGAATGTCCTTGAAGTTGAGCATGACCGCGCCTTCTACTCCGGCCCGATCAACTGCACGCAGGTCAAGGTTACACTGGAGACAAAGGGGAAGAGGCATATCGGGTCGATTCTCGCAAGAATAGAAGGAGCCGGGTACAAACCGGAGGCGATGTAA
- a CDS encoding ATP-binding protein: protein MFIKRKLVQYVKDCSKKFSILMLTGPRQAGKTTLLRYVEPNRRFVTLDDLENRTLASENPTLFLERYPPPVLIDEFQYAPQLLPYLKIAVDAKRTRMIESAGDYWLTGSQNFTMMEGVQESLAGRVVILKLMGLDLAEILRDETALNRPPFFERPRVNFETDRGVEELFSMILQGDKPELWKQGPNFGNTADYYISYIQTCLERDVRSQLGVKELGLFEKFMRFLAARTAQLLNMTSLASDVGVKTPTIRSWLTILERSFQITLLSPYYRNLTSRQVKTPKVYFLDTGLITHLLKWNDPKTALQGPMAGALFENWVVSQIIKGYWHSGKDPSLFFWRTREGEEIDLVEEAGDKLHVAEIKLTEGHPAGLFKSLEKPVQKRSKKALPLVLGSRKLISTSRKNLPLGDGIDLISAWSL from the coding sequence ATGTTTATAAAAAGGAAGCTGGTTCAGTATGTTAAAGACTGTTCAAAAAAGTTCTCCATCCTGATGTTAACTGGCCCAAGGCAGGCCGGAAAGACGACTCTTCTCCGCTATGTCGAACCGAATCGTCGCTTTGTCACCCTCGATGATCTGGAAAACAGGACCCTAGCCAGCGAAAACCCCACACTCTTTCTGGAAAGGTACCCACCACCGGTACTGATTGATGAGTTCCAATATGCGCCGCAGCTATTGCCGTATCTCAAAATAGCAGTCGATGCAAAGAGAACTCGAATGATTGAGTCAGCGGGAGATTACTGGCTCACCGGCTCCCAAAATTTCACAATGATGGAGGGGGTTCAAGAATCGCTGGCGGGGCGGGTTGTGATCCTTAAACTGATGGGGTTGGACCTCGCTGAGATCCTCAGAGACGAAACCGCCTTGAATCGTCCGCCGTTTTTTGAACGCCCCCGGGTAAACTTCGAAACTGATCGGGGAGTTGAAGAACTTTTCTCTATGATCCTGCAAGGTGACAAACCGGAGCTCTGGAAACAGGGACCCAACTTCGGAAATACGGCCGATTATTATATCTCTTATATCCAGACCTGCCTCGAACGGGATGTCCGTTCTCAACTCGGTGTCAAGGAGTTGGGTCTCTTCGAAAAATTTATGAGGTTTCTGGCGGCACGAACCGCCCAATTATTAAATATGACCTCCCTCGCCTCTGACGTCGGGGTGAAGACACCGACGATCCGATCCTGGCTCACGATCCTGGAGAGGAGTTTTCAAATCACCCTCCTCTCCCCTTATTACCGGAATCTGACATCACGCCAGGTCAAAACCCCGAAAGTTTACTTCCTCGATACGGGGCTCATCACCCATCTCCTGAAATGGAACGATCCGAAAACAGCCCTGCAAGGCCCAATGGCCGGCGCCCTTTTTGAGAACTGGGTCGTTTCGCAAATTATCAAGGGGTATTGGCATTCTGGCAAAGATCCCTCTCTCTTCTTTTGGCGAACGCGTGAAGGAGAAGAGATCGACCTCGTGGAAGAGGCAGGAGACAAACTGCACGTTGCTGAAATAAAACTGACAGAGGGTCATCCAGCCGGCCTTTTCAAATCGCTGGAAAAACCCGTTCAAAAAAGATCGAAAAAAGCCTTACCTCTCGTCTTGGGTTCAAGAAAATTGATCTCAACTTCCCGAAAAAATCTTCCGCTGGGTGATGGGATTGACCTGATCTCAGCCTGGAGTCTTTGA
- a CDS encoding agmatine deiminase family protein: MLTTVDQCFHMPAEWEPHAATWLAWPHNAETWQGRQKFVPSIWIQMIKALHTDEAVQLLVNDASMKKEVQERLEKADINFRRVRLHEIPTNDCWLRDTGPTFIKKGSEVGLIGWIFNSWGEKWPPWDEDALVSSRIAEKMVPLPFFRPGIVLEGGSIETNGCGTLITTESCLLHPKRNPNLKKGQIEKILKSFLGVDNILWLPAGTPSGDDTDGHIDNLVRFVNPTTIVAPLENDPQAPNYELLRENYATLQEMKSEEGRPLTVIPLPTPSPIESDSGLLPASYANFYIGNGVVLLPSFDSPRDDEAIRLLKNFFPGRRIAKIPSKDLVRGFGGVHCVTQQQIA; the protein is encoded by the coding sequence ATGCTAACAACCGTAGACCAATGTTTTCACATGCCTGCCGAATGGGAACCCCACGCTGCCACTTGGCTCGCTTGGCCGCACAATGCCGAGACCTGGCAGGGACGCCAGAAGTTCGTCCCCTCAATCTGGATTCAGATGATCAAGGCACTTCATACCGACGAGGCCGTTCAGCTGCTCGTTAACGACGCCTCCATGAAAAAGGAGGTCCAGGAGAGGTTGGAAAAGGCGGATATCAATTTTCGTAGAGTCCGGCTCCATGAGATACCGACAAACGATTGCTGGCTCCGGGATACAGGACCGACTTTTATCAAAAAAGGTTCCGAGGTTGGTCTTATTGGCTGGATCTTCAATTCGTGGGGTGAAAAATGGCCCCCTTGGGACGAGGATGCGCTCGTCTCCTCGCGGATTGCCGAAAAAATGGTCCCCCTTCCCTTTTTCCGGCCCGGCATCGTTCTGGAGGGGGGATCGATCGAAACCAACGGGTGCGGAACCTTAATCACAACAGAATCCTGCCTGCTTCATCCCAAAAGAAACCCGAATCTCAAAAAAGGGCAGATCGAAAAAATTCTTAAAAGTTTTCTAGGAGTCGACAACATCCTCTGGCTTCCTGCCGGGACTCCTTCCGGTGATGATACGGACGGCCACATCGATAACCTGGTCCGATTCGTGAACCCAACAACGATCGTCGCCCCGCTTGAAAACGATCCGCAAGCCCCAAACTACGAGCTGCTCAGAGAGAACTATGCCACCCTGCAAGAGATGAAGAGCGAAGAGGGGCGTCCTCTGACCGTCATCCCCCTGCCAACCCCCTCCCCTATTGAGTCAGATAGCGGTCTGCTGCCGGCCTCCTACGCCAATTTCTATATTGGGAATGGTGTCGTCCTTCTTCCCTCTTTCGACAGCCCGAGGGATGATGAGGCAATTCGGCTCTTGAAAAATTTCTTTCCCGGGAGGAGGATCGCCAAGATCCCCTCGAAGGATCTCGTCCGCGGTTTTGGGGGGGTGCATTGTGTCACACAGCAACAGATCGCCTAA
- a CDS encoding Glu/Leu/Phe/Val dehydrogenase has product MMIQKIETETGHEEVVYGEDPASGLKSIIAIHSTVLGPALGGVRMWPYASKEEALRDVLRLSRAMSYKASVSGLDLGGGKAVIIGDPRSEKSPGLLKAFGRFVASREGRYITAKDVGTTTDDLEIIAQETKFVGGRSYASGGSDDPSPMTAYGIYEGIKATVRFKWQKESLKGLTFAIQGMGHVGYGLAKHLHQEGAGLVVCDIHPENAKRAETTLGATVVSPEKILDVEADVFSPCALGGGIHAGMIERLKAPVIAGGANNQLLDEMRDGDLLHDKNILYAPDYVINAGGIINIFAELDGYQEEKARRKTAKIAETLTKIFEESRRENRSTPRIALKIAEDRINNTKKN; this is encoded by the coding sequence ATGATGATCCAAAAAATCGAGACGGAGACAGGCCATGAGGAGGTTGTTTACGGAGAGGATCCAGCGTCGGGGTTGAAATCGATTATTGCGATTCATAGTACCGTTTTGGGACCTGCCCTCGGCGGAGTTCGGATGTGGCCGTATGCCTCAAAAGAGGAGGCACTCCGGGATGTCTTGAGGCTCTCTCGCGCTATGTCTTACAAGGCGTCTGTCTCAGGACTTGATCTCGGGGGTGGCAAGGCGGTGATTATCGGTGACCCTCGAAGTGAAAAGAGTCCTGGGCTGTTGAAGGCGTTCGGTCGTTTTGTTGCCTCACGCGAGGGTCGTTATATCACCGCAAAGGATGTCGGAACAACGACGGACGATCTTGAAATCATTGCACAAGAGACAAAATTTGTCGGTGGTCGTTCCTATGCCTCGGGAGGGAGCGATGATCCCTCTCCCATGACCGCCTATGGAATCTACGAGGGGATCAAGGCAACGGTCCGTTTCAAGTGGCAGAAGGAGAGCCTCAAGGGGTTAACCTTTGCGATCCAGGGAATGGGTCATGTTGGCTACGGGCTGGCTAAACATTTGCATCAGGAAGGGGCAGGACTCGTTGTCTGTGATATCCATCCCGAAAATGCCAAAAGGGCCGAAACAACGCTTGGGGCAACTGTCGTCTCACCGGAAAAGATTCTTGACGTCGAGGCGGATGTCTTCTCCCCCTGTGCCCTGGGAGGGGGCATTCATGCCGGAATGATCGAGAGACTTAAAGCCCCGGTCATCGCCGGCGGTGCGAACAATCAACTCCTGGATGAGATGCGGGACGGTGATCTGCTCCACGATAAAAATATCCTCTATGCCCCTGATTATGTGATCAACGCCGGTGGAATTATCAACATCTTTGCCGAACTGGATGGCTATCAGGAAGAGAAGGCTCGAAGAAAGACGGCGAAGATTGCGGAGACATTGACCAAAATTTTCGAGGAATCACGTAGAGAGAACCGTTCTACACCCCGTATTGCCCTGAAAATTGCCGAGGATCGGATAAACAACACAAAAAAAAACTAG